Sequence from the Rutidosis leptorrhynchoides isolate AG116_Rl617_1_P2 chromosome 3, CSIRO_AGI_Rlap_v1, whole genome shotgun sequence genome:
TTTGATGGAAATCTCAAAAGATATGCAATCTCTTtacgtattctaaatccttgcggaagaattttcttcatcatcctttgattttaatttttttttcttaaattctaagatgtcatcgtatcttccattataaatatcctcaatgtttctgaaaaatacctccataactatttttgtctgaaattaattatctcttcgcgttatctgtattacatcataacggaaactgttttagtttcaaaatttttgtaacATTCGAATTTAAGTTCATTGATATTATAGAGTAgtgttggaatgaaagcatgagttagtgtaatataatgacgtccgatcaacgtgattatattatagtaagtcatgcggaagttctaatggcacatgatgaaggtattacttgatcaacattaccctcaccatgtaccatgttacacgactcttttattttacttaacatctgaacataccaagaatgtattttcttgatagttctatactttcCGTGATTCCAGTAGTTTGCTAATATAATCGTGCCATTACATTTTTCTTTCTGCTTATAACACTAGTTATGCTCATTTGAAATCCTATCTATCGTATTTTCAGAGAAATCTTTATCATTTCATTTGTATTTCTCAATAGTGAGAAATTTATTGAACTTGTGCTTATCATAAAACGGAACCCGACCCATTTAGGGTActcgaaatactccattcatcgatcttatcaatttctttgataatgattatactaacaatcgaattcatttaaagaattcaagttatatcatatttcgtgatacgaaaatatcctcgttttcgttatcaactttccttagccaaatttcgggacgaaatttcttttaacgggtaggtactgtcattacccggaaatttcggtcaaatttaaactctgataactccgacaagataagcaaattgatgtgttgcattaaaatattttttcatacatttaatttaccattggactttacccaacGATTCACAAACAACCTATAATTTGAAACTctaacccgtcatgatttatatatgattttacttttttaaatgaaaacgttttatgatataataatttctattattataacctcttaataaaatgattttgaatataattagttctagaaaactaaattttataatatttatatatgaaatgataaaaaatttattattaaacgatgttatttcaaattaaaatttttacgtattaagtcgtttttttatgatataatttttgtaatttttttaagaaacgaagttaaattaaaaatgtacaatttgtaaagcataacgtacaacaacgtgtagcttaaatagttaaatttaaattaattcatttactattcattgaatagtaaatgaaacgaaattaattcatttactattcattaaatagtaaataaaacgaaattaattcatttactattcacatgaaagcgacatgatagaaattattaattataagttacataatatacccctaaagtatttagtaaatacgactttttaaaaatttatgattcaaatttgattctaaatttattattatattattatattttatttcaatattattatattattatatttattatatttattatattattatattaaaatttatattatattatatatctttgtccaatcaaaaactaggaaaacacatattacgcttataaactttataaacgaacatttttacaactaattttataaagcttaagaccaaaacagatatatatatatatatatatatatatatatatatatatatatatatatatatatatatatatatatatatatatacacaaatataaaaagtgaaatttttatccatatttttacccgtcaattattagcaacagagtacgaaataccggtccgtgaaaactgtcggtagaatgagaCAAAGGCGGCTACTTTTTAAATTCACACGTtttcaaattttaatttttttattattatattattatattattatattattatatttcatttcaaaattattatattattattttattaatctatatatatgaatgatcgacACCAATAATTTCACACAACTTCAGTTTCTCGTTCAATTCATTTTCACACAGAAATAGATATTTACTCCgtatcatattcatcatcacaattttattattattattattattattattattattattattattattattattattattattattattattattattattattaagattaatattactattattattaatcttattattatcattagtagtattattattattattagtatacacataaaatactacgaacggggttatgttcaagtgatttcaaaccGGTTTTCAAatgagttatagctaaggaggttatgggtaatgttcgggggtattgttcgtgaatcaaaggccaaccttgcatttatcatttccgttgcgtctacatacttttcctacaatattgaaccacaatattgatacgcgagTTTTCATAgccccctttttaaatgtttttgcattatatatttttgggctgagaatacatgcatattttataactgttttacgaaataggcacaagtactaaaactaattctacgtgggtttaaaccagaaatatccccttagcttggtaactataactactggtgtatgactggtaggcgcgaatcttaaagatagatctattgggcccgacaaaccccatcctgactatgggatgctttagtacttcgaggtttatataacacacctgattcggtgtactttcagtgggtaaaacatgaacgttaaggcttgttaccgggtgcctacaacttatagaatgctttttatacacttgcgactgtatggttatttatgaaactgaaatcttgtggtctattacaactattgaaaatcattatttatgataaaactatgaactcaccaacctttttggttgacactttaaagcatgtttattctcaggtattaaagaagcttccgctgtttaactgctatgtgcatggagtcttacatggcatatttttcaaggaaactttgcattcaaacattaatatgtattatattttgactgtttagtcaactgatgtattattttgaactatcatttattgggattgtctatatgtagaaatcaccacaagtcgaaaacatttatatacatgctttaaaaatgtatacaaattttaaaactttcttatatagaaagcgcgtcttttgaaatgaatgcaatgtttgtaaaacgtatcatatagagggtaaacctcgcaatgggaccgatgaatgatgtgctgcgtcaatagggattttggcgggccatcacaatagactttgcttatcgtgtcggaaacatataaagattaagtttaaatttggtcagaaatttccgggtcgtcacaagagtCGTGTTCTATATTTAACAACAAGTGACTCCCAATTAGAAACACGTTTCATATTAGCACCAATCGGGACCGCAAGATACTTGGTGGGAAAAGACCCCGCATAACAACCAAGTTCATTAGCCAAGGAAGCCACTTCGGTTTCGTCCACCCCGATACCGAAAATATGTGATTTCACCACATTAATCCTCAATCCAGAAACCAAGTAAAACACCTCTAAAACACGAATGATGTGCTGCAATTCCCTTTTACTCCACTCAAAAAAATGATAACATCATCCGCATACATAAAATGAGAAAGATGGATGTCTGCATTCCCGATTTTAATGCCTCGAATTAACTTACTTTCCATGGAACGTTTTAAGGCAAGGTGTAAACCTTCCATAACGATAATAAAGAGAAACGGACTTAGAGGATCACCCTGTCTAAGACCTCTTTTTAGAGGAAATTCACGTGTCGAGCTACCATTTACAAACACTGAAGTTCTTGCCGAGTGTAAACACCCTGAAATCCAACCGATCCATTTCGAACCAAAGCCAAGACTTGATAGCATGAAGAATAAATAATTCCAATTAACCGAGTCGTACGCCTTCTCGAAATCaactttaaataacaaaatttgacGATTCATCTTTTTGTACCAAGCCATGATCTCACTGAGCATCATTCGACCATCTAAAATCTGTTTGCCAGAGATGAACGCCGACTGCAACGTACTAATAATTTTATCAATAACAAAAAGTAACCTGTTCGTGAGAATTTTCGTGACAATTTTGCAGAAGAAACCAACTAACGAAATAGGTCTGAAGTCCGTAATAATTACCGGATTCTTCACTTTCAGGATAAGAGAAAAAAATGCGGAATTTGAACCTCTGGGTAATTCGGATGTAGCAAAGAAAATTCGAATGTCTCTACAAATATCCGAATGAAAAAGATCCCAAAATTCCTTCATAAATTGAAAGGAAAAACCATCCGGTCCGGGAGCTTTGGAGCTACCACAATCCCACACAACCCGTTTAATCTCCTCATCATCCACATCTCTCTCAATAAATGCCGACTCAGAATTCGAGATGACATAATGCGGTTCGATTGAAATGAAGTCAGCCCCTGAATCAACTTTATCAAACTTTTCTTTATAATAATCAAAAAACTTATTTTTAATGACAATCGGATCGACAATCCAAGTACCATCAACCATTAACCCATGAATTAACTGATGACCACGTTTGTGTTTCAAGGAGGAATGAAAAAACTAAGAGTTCTCGTCACCCTCCACATCCCACTTAATTCTGGATTTTTGTAATTTGTCGAGACCCTGGAACTTGAATGAATCTTCCTTTTCAATAAATAGTTTTTGTCGAAGGTCTACCTGTTCGTGATCCGCCTGTCCTGCATCAATGAGAACATCAAGATCGACAATTTACTTGTCCAGCTCCACTATTCTATGAGATTCAGTGGTCCTAAAATTATGTATCCAGCTCTTTAAATGGTATTTTAAAAATCTGAACTTGGCCACAATATTTAATTGTTGGTCAACATTTATTTTGTCCCAGCCAGTTCTAATGGTTTCACAAAAATCCTTGCGATCGAACCAAGAAGCGAAAACTTTGAAATAAGTAGGTCCAAAATCAATCTTATCTTGAAACAATAAAATAGGAGAATGATCTGAATACCCTCGAGGCAAGACGGTACCTTTTAAGTCGTCAATGTTCACGAGTATATTATTGGAAATAAAAAAACGATCAAGTTTGTTAAACTTATTACCCGCCTTGTTACGCCAAGTGTATCGTAAACCGTCTAGAGGAAGTTCATAAAGCCCACTGTTCTCAATAAAATCACTAAAATTATGAGTATCAACTGATCAAAACTTCGTACCACATCTATCACTTTCGTTTCGAACTTATTAAAAAATACATACATACgtacttatatacataaaacataaATCTATATACATAGCTACATACATCCGTACATagacatacatgcatacatacatgaAACATACCGATgtatatacaaacatatatacgtacatacatacaaccatatatacatacatacataccatATATGCACCATACACACCTAACgtacatacatataaacataaaaaataaatacatacatactTACCAAGATAGGCATACATACACATAcatctatatacgtaaatacatACCTAGTCATACATAAACCTATGAACAAAAACATCCATTTATGCATACATTAATATCCACCTCCAAACAAACATATATACAAAACAAACTAACATACATAGGCATGCGTGTATACATAACACATACATCCGTACACTTCATCGTacatacattcatatatatatatatatatatatatatatatatatatatatatatatatatatatatatatatatatatatatatatatatatatatatatatatatatatatatatatcatttaaacGAGGATACATAAGCATACATACATCTTTACATACCTACATATATAATCAAACATACATCCATAAACATAATTACATACATTACTAAGTATagaataataatagtaagaataatatagtgaaaatagtagtagtaataataataataataataataataataataataataataataataataataataataatagtaatacaaataagaaaaataatagtaataataataataatagtaataatagtaataataacaatagtaatgttaataataataaaaataataataataataataataataataataataataataatacaaataatcatattaatagtaggaaaatatagtaataataataataataataataaaaataataataataataataataataataataataataataataataataataataaaggaaccCTAATCGACTATACTTATTCTATTCCTCCAcgcattcctatcagaagtcatgtcctcggtcaaagaAAGCTCTCTCATGTCGAGCCTTATTCTATCCTCCCACCTACGggtgggtctaccccttctcctcaTGCCGTCAACAgtgagtgcctcgactctcctaaTGGGGCAATATGTGGTCGCCTCACACATGCCCAAACCATCAAAGTCGTTCTTTTCTTAGCTTGTAGATGATGCTTCTGACTCCAAGGTTCtccctaaacacaccatttggaatcatatctaacatggttttaccacacgtccacctaagaatcctcatttctgccaccacCATCCTTCTCTcgtgggccttcgtcattggccaacactctgatcagtacaacatggcaggtctaattgctAGCTTGAAGAATTTTCCTTTCAGTTCAAGAGGTATCTTCTTATCGCACAAGACCCctttcgctgctctccacttcaaccatcctatcTTAATACAATGTGTCACATCATCGTCAATCCTCCCTGATTTGTGGAGCACCGAGCCTAGGTACCTAAAATAATCTTGTGGAtgcaagatctggtccccaatACTGATATTCACTCCAACATTCTGTTCATCTTCGGTCCTGTCAAAATCACACCTAAGATATTCCATCTTTTGTCTACTAATCCGTAGACCATTTCGTTCTAAGACGTCCCTCCATTGCTCTAGTAATCTATTATGCTCCTCTTTGGATTCCGATACAAGCACAATATCATCAGCAAAAAATCAAACACCAAGGGATGCTCTCTTGTATTCCTCGCGATAGTTTATCaaggatcaaagcaaaaagaaaagGGCTGAGGGCAGATCTCTGGTGGAGGCCTACTTCTATCGGAAAATATGCTATAACGTACGTATTGTTTTACTTGTATCTTGAAGGACATTTAGTGGTATAAGACTTAAGATTGAACTCCTTAGTTTTCCAATAAGGTTGGCTAAAAGTTAATTTATTAAACAAACTAATTAAGCTGATtagagatgagagagagagagagagagagagagagagagagagagagaaagtgaGGAGAGATAGAGTGTTTCCAGTGAGGCACAACCACGAGGAAAGCACGACTAGGGTGAGAGATCAATCCAATAGACGCTACAAGGATAGATACACAAGGTTATTCGGATCAAGACACACATCATACATGTTCTTCAACTTTCCAGAAAGTTTGAGAGTTGCAGATTTGTGGAAAGTTTTCAAACGTTATGGTGATTTAAGAGATGTGTATCTGGCGGCTAGAAGACTCAGGAATGGCAATCGGTTTGGTATTGTTAGATTCAGGGAGGTGATGAATCCATATTGGCTTCTGGCATCTTTGGGTAATATTGATTTTGGTGGCAGACCAATTAGAATCTTTAAAGCCATGGAAAGGGGTCACCATGAAAATGACAGAAGACAAACAAATGAATAAAGAAGTTACTGGAGAAAGGAACTATGGCAGTGATGATGGTTGGGTGAAATCCAACAGGCATAACAACTATGCCTATGAAAAGAAATTCCCCCTTGCATACGGGGAAAAGATAGCATACTCATAATGCTGGCACTGAAGACCAATATGATGACAGAAATAAACATAATGAGGAAATCCATTCTTTAGACGGCGACTTGAGAATCAAAATTCTGAAACGTAACGCTGAACCCTTGAACACAAGAGTCAACGAGAAGGTTATGACTGTTGATGTAGATGATAGCACTGGGGTTGAGATGTTTTGAAAAGCTCTCTTAGGTAAACTCAAAAACATCGAGTTTCTAAACCAATTATCCGCACTCTGCGATGCTGAAGGTGAATCTAATCTTAGTCTAAAATATTTGGGTGGAATACATGTTTTGATCATGTGTGAGACAAAGCTACATGCAAATAACATTTTAAATCAAGGTGACCATCCAAATACCCTGGTATGGCTTCTGTTGAACTGTAGGATGAAAAAAGCTATTACCCTTCAATTGGTCGAATTTCTTGGGAGGATATCAAGGGGGTCCCTTTCAAATGTTGGTCTGAACAAACATTCGAGTCAATAGCAAAGTGGTAGGGCAAAGTGTAAGCTATGAAAAATTGCAATCTTGTTAATGGAAATCAAAATCTCTTTGCTAGAAAGGTCCTTATACACACATGGAATGTAGAACATATTGACGGGCTGGTTAAGCTCACTATAAGGTCTACATCAACGTGCAAGATTGTTAGTATTAAAGAAGACGTCGCATCCTCTGTCGAATTAGACCTTGATATGGATAAGTGTACTTCAATAGAATGGGGGTGGTTTTGATGATGATAAATTGATTTCGGAAGAAGAATCTATATACTCCTTCGATGATTATGTGTGTAGTTCGGAAGAAGACCTAAGTAATGATGGTAAGCAGTGCAGTCCAATTGTGGGAAAAACCTCATGGCCAAATAGTCCGAGGGTCAGTGATGCTGGACGGAATACGGTGTTCAACTAGAAGGTTAATATTCCTCCGGTGGCCAAAAACATGGAGGTGGAACATGAGGAGTTAAGTTGCATGAGAACCAAGTgattatttgaaaataataatgattGCTTGGGGAATATGGAAGAGTGCCCTAACCTCGCTACAGATATCAATGGCGACTCAATTAATGTTAGGCAGAAAGGAAATTGCAGCATAAAGGCCAACGGGTATGTGGATATTGGGCCTATGAATAATAACGTGATGGGCCATGATACTtgaaagtaactagaggggggtgaatagttacttaatacgatttctAAATTTTTTTCGATGATCAATGAAATTTGAACAATACTTGATCACCTTAATCAACTCAAActaatgtgtggtgtgtttatgtttgtaataatgcagaatgtaaagtaaagaacataaacacaaggatttatagtggttcgggtggatgttaactaatccaacttaatctactccccgattcactaatcgggatttttgcttcactaagcacctttttACAAATTCGGGGGAGATctaatttacaagccttgtacttctccttagacaacaaacctaatccttctatccctttgaaggaTTACCTCCAACTCAGATCAACTTTtcctcaccttggacaagtattaatccccaatgagattaatcaactccctagttccctttaaggaagatgatagctaagctagcatattaaaggaaaatcgtgtgtacttttaacaattcagattaacgcaacggataattaaaataataatcttctattattttataaataaaatttacaaaattaaataaccacttatttaataaaacatgcacacgattaatttatcccaaagagatccagttacaccataataattatcATGAATATCAAAACAAAAGAGGAGTAAACGGTATacctttgataaggctaaaaacgaacatatatttcatagcattattcctcaagaaagacaagcttttagttgcaattgttctatttacaagtgatattcgtttaaataataaaaggtgaagacaaaagacagattcgacgaattgaagacgcaaatgaccaaaaagctcaaaagtacaaaatacaatcaaagaggttccaattattgataagaaacgtctcgaaattacaagagtacaagattcaaaatgcaaagtacaagatattaaattgtacgcaaggacgttcaaaaatccggaaccgggaccagagtcagctctcaacgctcgacgcaacggactaaaaattacaagtcaactatgcacataaatataatataatatttaaataattcttataattatttaatatattatattatttataaaatcgtcggcagaagaaaacaactaaaaatgagcctccccagctggccatgcgatcgcatggcctggaaggcataaatccatgcgatcgcatgagccccagttccagcccacatgcctataaaaatcgagctttggtgcaccaaaaatatccatctatctttctcttttctccattcatacgatatatttatatttataatttatattttaattttaattttaattataattctaataataagggtatgttagcgaatgttgtaagggtgtaagtcgaaattctgtccgtgtaacactacgctatttttaatcattgtaagttatgttcaacctttttaatttaatgtctcgtagctaagttattattatgcttatttaaaacgaagtaatcatgatgttgggctaattactaaaattgggtaattgggctttgtaccataattggggtttggacaaaagaacgacacttgtggaatttagactatgggctattaatgggctttatatttgtttaactaaatgatagtttgttaatgttaatataaagattt
This genomic interval carries:
- the LOC139901797 gene encoding uncharacterized protein — translated: MVDGTWIVDPIVIKNKFFDYYKEKFDKVDSGADFISIEPHYVISNSESAFIERDVDDEEIKRVVWDCGSSKAPGPDGFSFQFMKEFWDLFHSDICRDIRIFFATSELPRGSNSAFFSLILKVKNPSAFISGKQILDGRMMLSEIMAWELQHIIRVLEVFYLVSGLRINVVKSHIFGIGVDETEVASLANELGCYAGSFPTKYLAVPIGANMKRVSNWESLVVKYRTRLL